The DNA region GAGCTCACCCTTCAGTTGGCGTATAAGGTCTTCATTATTGGCTCCCACGGATCGCCATGCCATGCTGAATGCACGGAAAAAGAAACCCAGTGTAACAATCCCCAAAGCAAGATGCTTTTTTTTCACCGTTctgttgctttgttttgtttggttctGTTGTAATAATCTAACAGAGATGGCAAAACAACGATAACACAATGAAACGATACATTCAAGCAGTACTTACGCTTGAtgttaatatataaatataaataccaCTAAtcgaaatttaataattttatatgaAAATGCGCCTCCATACATGTATATAATGAAATTGTACTCTTATTTAACCGTAAGTATCAGTTCTGACACAGTAATATATATGTCATGCTCGAAGTTATTACATTATGTGACACCATTATTCGGATCATTTTTGTGCCGAAGTTTAAGAATTTGAGCCAATCCAAAAACAGTAAGACAGTATAATTTGGATAATGTAACtctaaaaacaaatacaaaatccCTAATTTTTTTACAGCAACACGGAATTCGTAGAATTTTAACGATATTACGCTCATTCAATAGTGCTTAAACGGTCATTGGTACTTAATGCATTCAGAAAATTCATCCTTTAGGAGACTCACATATacttaataaaatttttattacgttttgtttttaaagatTGGGCAATTCAAATTTCGCTCGCAATTATTAGTGGTACCTTGGGTTGGGTAGAACTCGCCATCTCATTTTTCGATATGATAACAAGCAGTTCGTCTGGCTATCGGGCAATCGAACATGTGGGATCCTGGCATGATGTTGCTATTGAGTTATTTGTAAACAAGATGTCCAATATAGgaaaaataaagataaaagCGATTGCAGATCTGCAGGCCACTACACGAAAAAATGTCCAACCGGAACCACCGCCCACGACCAAGAACAGAACGCCAGAACAAAAAGGAAGGGGAAGAGCTCGTGCGGCTTCCACGACAAAAAAAATCCAACCAAAAGCGGAACCATGCCCAATCATAGCCAGCACTGCGTTAAAACGTTCCAGCAAGAAGACTCCGCTGCCAGGTCAATTGCGCATAGATAGCTTTTTTACAAGTGCTGTCAAGAACTACAAAGTTAACATGGTGCCAAATTCCTCCTCCAAGACGGTGGATCCTCCGTTGGCCAAGCGGAAAGGAAATCCCAGGGGACGCAAGCGCCTGTTCGAGGAGTCTACATCCATTTCCTTCGCCGCCACGGACAAGCTGGAGGCGATACCGTCAGAGAAGCGAGTGCAGCCTAGTCGCCGTGCGAAAGGCAAGGAGAACGCCCTCTCCGAATCGGACGTAATTGACCTGTGCTCCGAGGACGAGCAGACCATCAAAACAAAACCTTCCGTAGTAGCCTCACCCTGTCAAACAAGTTGCCCTGTAATAGCATCGAAGCTTAAAAGTCCAGAGGCTTCCGTACCAGAAGCGCAGCTATGCAGTCCCAAAGACAGTCTATGCAGAGAGGAAATTTCACACGTCCCCACGAAATCCTCATCGAATAATTCTTCACCCTCATCAACGGTTACAATCACAAAGGAAAGCCCGCTGGCCAAAAACTCTAAAAAAGGAACTGGacgcaaacaaaaaaaaccgaaGCCTTGCCCGCCCTATAAGGTCGTGGAGGGTACAACCTTCTGTGTCGATGGTTTTCAGTTTGGGGATATAGATAGAGTCACACATTACTTTCTCACCCACTTTCATGCGGATCACTACATCGGCCTGACTAAAAAGTTCTGCTATCCTCTCTACGTGAGTCCAACTACAGCGCGCCTGGTGCgaacatttattaaaatcgATGAAACGTACATTTATGAGATAGATGTGGACCAGACCCTGATAGTAGATGGCGTCGAAGTAACCGCTTTGGAAGCTAACCAGTAAGAGCAATCGCTATTTTTGTTTGGAGGCTTACCAAGCTGATATTTCTTTTCAGTTGTCCTGGAGCACTTATGTTCTTCTTTAAACTGAGGTCTGGCGAGTGCATACTGCATACTGGAGACTTTCGGGCTAGCGCGGACATGGAATCACTACCGATATTCTGGAACCATGCAAACATCGACCTGCTCTATCTGGATACAACGTATCTGAACAAAAACTACGACTTTTGCCACCAAAGCGAGAGCGTTGACCGAGCGGTTGATCTGGTGCGCGTCTTCTTAGAGAAAAATGCATCTAAACGAATACTTATCGTCTGCGGTTCCTATGTGATAGGAAAGGAGAAGATATGGCTTGCCCTGGCAAAAGAGTTCACTCTGAGAGTTTGGACGGAAAGCAATCGCAGCACTGCTGTAAGATGTCTGAAATGGCCAGAACTGGATTCCGTGCTAACAGAAGATCCCCGCGAAGCAAACTTGCATGTTGTTGCAATGGGAAAAATCAGCTATCCGGTAGGTCTATAgtatatttctaaaaatatcaAGCTTTTGAGTAAAATTGCTCAGGCTCAACCTTACTATTGCAGCAATTCATTAAGGATTTTATTTGGTTTCAGAGCCTGGTTGATTACTTTAGCTTATTTGAAGACCAATATGATATGTTGCTGGGCATAAGGCCAAGTGGGTGGGAAAAAAACACTAAGCCTTCCTACGGAAAGCGAATTAGCACCATCGGCATCGAGTACTCGGAACACTCCAGCTACAAGGAGTTGGAGCGGTTTGTACGCTTCCTCAAGCCAAAGCGAGTCATAAGCACCGTTCCTGTGGGTCGCGACCTATTTGTCACTGGAGATGTGCCGACACAGTGGTACAAGTACGAAGGTCGGGCATGTATGCTGAGTACAGGGTATCAGCCGTCGATATCCACTTTCCTAGCTACGCCAAAACGAGCTCTTGCTAAATTTAGTTCAGATATTGAAGTGTTTTTAAGCCCCGTGGAAGAGAATGCTTTCGAAGGAAACAAAGATAGCATAACAGATCATGTAACTATTATGTCTAGCCCTACAGAAGAAGAGTGTTTTCAAAATGATTGCGAAATACCAGTTAAAAACGAACCCCTGGAACCAGACTCGTTTCCAAACTCTGAAATAGTTGCTGGCAACAATGCAATGGAATCCCAAATTCCATATGTTGAAATAGACATTAAAAACGAAACGCTCACTCAATGCAATGTTATTGAGGTCCAGAAAAGCGAGGCT from Drosophila santomea strain STO CAGO 1482 chromosome 3R, Prin_Dsan_1.1, whole genome shotgun sequence includes:
- the LOC120454066 gene encoding DNA cross-link repair 1A protein; protein product: MSNIGKIKIKAIADLQATTRKNVQPEPPPTTKNRTPEQKGRGRARAASTTKKIQPKAEPCPIIASTALKRSSKKTPLPGQLRIDSFFTSAVKNYKVNMVPNSSSKTVDPPLAKRKGNPRGRKRLFEESTSISFAATDKLEAIPSEKRVQPSRRAKGKENALSESDVIDLCSEDEQTIKTKPSVVASPCQTSCPVIASKLKSPEASVPEAQLCSPKDSLCREEISHVPTKSSSNNSSPSSTVTITKESPLAKNSKKGTGRKQKKPKPCPPYKVVEGTTFCVDGFQFGDIDRVTHYFLTHFHADHYIGLTKKFCYPLYVSPTTARLVRTFIKIDETYIYEIDVDQTLIVDGVEVTALEANHCPGALMFFFKLRSGECILHTGDFRASADMESLPIFWNHANIDLLYLDTTYLNKNYDFCHQSESVDRAVDLVRVFLEKNASKRILIVCGSYVIGKEKIWLALAKEFTLRVWTESNRSTAVRCLKWPELDSVLTEDPREANLHVVAMGKISYPSLVDYFSLFEDQYDMLLGIRPSGWEKNTKPSYGKRISTIGIEYSEHSSYKELERFVRFLKPKRVISTVPVGRDLFVTGDVPTQWYKYEGRACMLSTGYQPSISTFLATPKRALAKFSSDIEVFLSPVEENAFEGNKDSITDHVTIMSSPTEEECFQNDCEIPVKNEPLEPDSFPNSEIVAGNNAMESQIPYVEIDIKNETLTQCNVIEVQKSEAVLLSRLTSDASDDWLL